The proteins below are encoded in one region of Megalops cyprinoides isolate fMegCyp1 chromosome 14, fMegCyp1.pri, whole genome shotgun sequence:
- the LOC118789337 gene encoding glycerol kinase-like, translating into MNGGMAASSDRIIMGPLVGAIDQGTSSTRFLVFNAKTAELLSHHQVEIKQSFPKEGWVEEDPKEILQSVYECMERTCEKLTQLNIDISNIKAIGVTNQRETTLVWDKETGEPLYNAIVWLDLRTQSTVERLISKTPKRNKNHLKHKTGLPISTYFSAVKLRWLMDNVVEVHEAVLSHRAMFGTVDSWLIWCLTGGKNGGVHCTDVTNASRTMLFNIHTMDWDPELCTYFDIPMEILPKVRSSSEIYGLMKSGSLTGVPISGCLGDQSAALVGQMCFRDGQAKNTYGTGCFLLRNTGSKPVMSDHGLLTTVAYKLGRDKPACYALEGSVAIAGAVVRWLKDNLGIIQSSTEIEKLAAAVGTSYGCYFVPAFSGLYAPYWEPSARGIICGLTQFTNRNHLAFAALEAVCFQTREILDAMNQDSGIPLSELQVDGGMTSNKLLMQLQADILCIPVVKPSMPETTALGAAMAAGAAEGVSVWSLDPLDLTAVTSEKFEPQINPEESEFRYARWKKAVQKAMNWETTEPISNGNGHHN; encoded by the exons ATGAACGGCGGGATGGCGGCATCATCGGACAGGATAATAATGGGTCCCCTTGTCGGAGCCATTGATCAAGGCACAAGCTCTACGAGGTTCCTG gTTTTCAATGCCAAAACAGCTGAACTACTGAGTCACCACCAGGTTGAAATCAAGCAGAGTTTCCCCAAAGAAGG gtggGTGGAGGAGGACCCCAAGGAGATCCTGCAGTCTGTGTACGAGTGCATGGAAAGAACCTGCGAGAAACTAACCCAGCTCAACATCGACATCTCCAACATCAAAG CAATTGGGGTGACCAACCAGAGAGAAACCACACTGGTGTGGGACAAGGAGACTGGAGAACCTCTGTACAATGCCATTG TTTGGCTGGACCTGCGCACCCAGTCCACAGTGGAGCGTCTGATCAGTAAGACCCCCAAGAGGAACAAGAACCACCTGAAG CACAAGACAGGCCTGCCCATCAGTACCTACTTCAGCGCGGTGAAACTGCGCTGGCTCATGGACAACGTGGTGGAGGTGCACGAGGCGGTTCTGTCCCACCGGGCCATGTTTGGCACTGTGGACTCCTGGCTCATATGG TGCCTGACGGGGGGGAAGAATGGGGGGGTGCACTGTACAGACGTGACCAACGCCAGCCGCACCATGCTCTTCAACATTCACACCATGGACTGGGACCCAGAGCTCTGCAC ATATTTCGATATCCCAATGGAGATCCTGCCAAAAGTGAGGAGCTCCTCGGAAATCTATGGTTTGATG AAATCCGGGTCTTTGACTGGAGTTCCCATATCTGGG tgtttggGGGACCAGTCGGCTGCTCTTGTTGGCCAGATGTGCTTTCGGGACGGGCAGGCCAAAAACAC GTATGGAACCGGTTGCTTCCTGCTCAGAAACACTGGCTCAAAG CCGGTAATGTCAGACCATGGCCTGCTCACCACGGTGGCCTACAAGCTGGGCCGGGACAAGCCTGCCTGCTATGCACTTGAG GGCTCAGTTGCCATAGCTGGAGCGGTGGTTCGTTGGCTTAAGGACAATCTGGGAATTATCCAGTCTTCCACTGAGATTG AGAAACTGGCTGCCGCAGTGGGCACATCGTATGGCTGCTACTTTGTTCCGGCATTCTCTGGCTTGTACGCCCCCTACTGGGAGCCTAGTGCTCGAGG AATTATCTGTGGTCTGACTCAGTTCACTAACAGGAATCACTTGGCCTTCGCTGCGCTCGAGGCAGTCTGCTTCCAGACTAGAGAG ATCCTGGACGCGATGAACCAGGACAGTGGGATCCCTCTGAGCGAGCTGCAGGTGGATGGAGGGATGACCTCCAACAAGCTGCTGATGCAGCTGCAGGCTGATATACTCTGCATCCCTGTCG TGAAGCCCTCCATGCCGGAGACCACGGCTCTTGGGGCGGCCATGGCGGCGGGGGCTGCGGAGGGGGTCAGCGTGTGGAGTCTAGACCCCCTGGATTTGACTGCAGTCACCTCTGAGAAATTTGAACCACAAATCAACCCTGAAG AGAGCGAGTTCCGCTACGCGCGCTGGAAGAAAGCCGTGCAGAAAGCCATGAACTGGGAGACCACAGAGCCCATCTCCAATGGAAATG GACACCATAACTAG